A section of the Hirschia baltica ATCC 49814 genome encodes:
- a CDS encoding tryptophan halogenase family protein: MERQTINRVVIAGGGTAGWVTAASLSHNLGPALDITLVESEAIGTIGVGEATIPTHTSFHAMLGINEAEFMRATHATFKLGIQFEGWKDKGESYIHSFGQVGKHTWMAPFHHLWLHARDLGIEGDFEDYCLELKAAKADKFFTSDKQKPLNYAYHLDAVAYAKYLRGFSEKKGVKRVEGKIQNVLQYAESGNIKAVELENGALIEGDLFIDCTGFNGLLIEKTLKTGYDDWRHWLPMDSAYAVQTQKTGPAIPYTRAIAHENGWRWRIPLQHRVGNGFVFTSEKLSNDDAREQFENALEGEALTEPRLIRFITGRRKKVWNKNCVALGLSSGFLEPLESTSIHLFQRGVTELVKHFPYHGITPALADLYNDKISKEVEQIRDFLILHYKVTQRDDSEFWRERQAMDIPDTLAARLSLFEENAHAYNGCDELFLLDSWIQVMFGQGIEPKGYHAIGQLFPKDRLENALKSQREKVASTLAQLPSHQEFIDQYCS; the protein is encoded by the coding sequence GTGGAAAGACAGACAATCAATAGAGTAGTCATCGCAGGAGGTGGTACTGCCGGTTGGGTAACTGCTGCGTCTTTGTCTCATAATCTGGGGCCTGCTCTTGATATAACATTGGTTGAGTCTGAAGCTATCGGTACAATTGGCGTTGGGGAGGCGACAATTCCGACCCATACGTCTTTTCATGCGATGCTTGGCATTAATGAAGCTGAGTTTATGCGGGCCACGCATGCAACGTTTAAATTGGGTATTCAGTTTGAAGGGTGGAAAGACAAAGGCGAGAGCTATATTCACTCTTTTGGGCAGGTTGGTAAGCACACCTGGATGGCACCATTCCATCATCTTTGGCTGCATGCCAGAGATCTAGGTATTGAGGGAGACTTTGAGGATTATTGTCTGGAGTTAAAGGCTGCAAAAGCGGATAAATTCTTTACATCCGACAAGCAGAAACCTTTAAATTACGCCTATCATCTGGATGCAGTTGCTTATGCGAAATATCTTCGCGGCTTTTCCGAGAAGAAAGGCGTTAAGCGTGTCGAGGGGAAAATCCAGAATGTGCTCCAATACGCAGAAAGCGGGAACATCAAGGCTGTAGAGCTTGAAAATGGAGCTTTAATTGAGGGTGACCTTTTCATTGATTGCACTGGATTTAATGGCCTACTGATCGAGAAAACCCTCAAAACAGGATATGATGACTGGCGTCATTGGTTGCCGATGGATAGCGCTTATGCTGTGCAAACACAGAAAACGGGCCCAGCAATCCCATATACGCGTGCTATAGCGCACGAGAATGGCTGGAGATGGCGCATTCCTTTGCAACACCGCGTTGGTAATGGATTTGTTTTTACAAGTGAAAAACTATCTAATGATGATGCTCGCGAGCAATTTGAAAATGCATTGGAAGGTGAAGCCTTAACCGAGCCACGTCTGATCCGATTTATAACTGGCCGTCGTAAGAAGGTTTGGAATAAGAATTGTGTTGCCCTTGGGCTGTCATCGGGTTTTTTAGAACCTTTGGAATCCACAAGTATTCATTTATTTCAGCGCGGTGTGACCGAGTTGGTCAAGCATTTCCCTTATCATGGAATTACGCCGGCGCTTGCTGATTTATACAATGATAAAATCTCTAAAGAAGTTGAGCAGATTCGGGATTTCTTGATCCTGCATTATAAGGTCACGCAGCGCGACGATAGTGAATTCTGGCGCGAACGTCAGGCAATGGACATTCCTGATACGCTGGCAGCTAGGCTTTCGCTATTTGAAGAAAATGCTCATGCATACAATGGGTGTGATGAATTATTCTTGTTGGATTCTTGGATACAAGTCATGTTTGGGCAGGGGATAGAGCCCAAAGGATACCATGCCATCGGGCAGTTATTTCCAAAAGATAGATTGGAAAATGCGCTTAAATCACAGCGCGAAAAAGTGGCTTCCACCCTAGCTCAACTTCCTTCGCATCAGGAATTT
- a CDS encoding cupin-like domain-containing protein has translation MSVLSGCPKTQIVEVESLDALPFRELAALNSPVIVKNIAGRWPIVEAGKCSHHEVMSYLEGFYSGRPVTLYTLAPEHQGQPFYDENLTGMNYTAERVPLQKFFDLVRETFDIEGLKNGYYVGSTDQNQFFPGLDAENGLKLETYSLFESGPVLSSLWMGGQTTARAHYDMSNNIAFCVAGKRRFILFPPDQIHNLYPGPLAPTPGGQVLTMVDIHKPDFEKYPKFEEAIKHAQIAELEPGDMLMYPALWWHQVEALAQFNILLNYWWNSVPSFADSPMNTLLHGLISLRDRPQSEKDAWREVFDYYVFKDGGNSASHLPEHARGPLGEMDGHIARQLRAQLLQKLNR, from the coding sequence TTGAGTGTATTAAGTGGCTGCCCCAAAACACAGATTGTGGAGGTTGAGAGCCTTGATGCTCTGCCGTTTCGTGAACTCGCGGCTTTAAACAGTCCAGTTATTGTAAAGAATATCGCGGGGCGTTGGCCAATAGTGGAAGCGGGGAAGTGCTCTCACCATGAGGTGATGAGCTATCTTGAAGGCTTTTATTCTGGTCGACCTGTGACGCTTTACACACTCGCTCCTGAACATCAGGGCCAGCCTTTCTACGATGAAAATCTCACGGGTATGAATTATACAGCTGAAAGGGTGCCTTTACAGAAATTCTTTGATCTAGTGCGCGAGACATTTGATATTGAAGGGCTTAAAAATGGGTATTATGTAGGCTCCACAGATCAAAACCAATTTTTCCCAGGGTTAGATGCGGAAAATGGACTAAAGCTAGAAACTTATTCGCTATTTGAAAGTGGTCCGGTTTTAAGCTCATTGTGGATGGGTGGACAGACAACTGCTCGTGCTCACTATGACATGTCCAACAATATCGCTTTTTGTGTTGCTGGTAAGCGACGTTTTATTTTGTTCCCGCCCGATCAAATCCATAATTTATATCCAGGGCCGCTTGCGCCAACGCCGGGCGGTCAGGTGTTGACCATGGTTGATATTCACAAACCAGATTTTGAGAAATACCCCAAATTTGAAGAAGCGATAAAACATGCTCAGATTGCAGAGTTGGAACCGGGCGATATGCTTATGTATCCAGCGTTATGGTGGCATCAGGTCGAAGCATTGGCACAATTCAACATATTGCTAAACTATTGGTGGAATAGCGTTCCAAGCTTTGCTGATTCACCTATGAACACATTATTACATGGACTGATTAGTTTAAGGGACCGTCCACAATCCGAGAAGGATGCTTGGCGAGAGGTCTTTGATTATTATGTTTTCAAGGATGGCGGCAATTCAGCATCGCATTTACCCGAGCATGCGCGTGGCCCGCTTGGCGAGATGGATGGTCATATTGCGCGGCAATTACGGGCGCAGCTACTACAAAAATTAAACCGATAA
- a CDS encoding SapC family protein produces the protein MSKIVLLNNIDHQDLRVGVMRGAAIGDSINQVLVVPTEFQELQREYPIFLRRDNNEIKAVALLGLDPGENLYLDGNNWNARYIPAIQARGPFSIGLQKSEEAGEEQVEAKINIDMDHPSVGKDEGYPLFLPEGGNAPYLEHVSAILRLLHDGVNLQNDFYNTLEEMGLIEEIVMKVDVNPTVSYDMPGFLTVGLDKLRNLDGANLEKLSKSGYLHLTYLLASSTSNINRLIEMKNRKIQAAELNTATS, from the coding sequence ATGTCGAAAATTGTTCTTCTAAATAATATTGATCATCAAGATTTACGTGTAGGTGTTATGCGAGGGGCAGCCATTGGAGATAGTATCAATCAAGTGCTTGTTGTTCCAACAGAATTTCAAGAATTGCAGCGTGAATATCCCATCTTCCTTCGTCGGGATAATAATGAGATTAAAGCAGTCGCATTGCTTGGACTAGATCCAGGTGAAAACCTTTACCTAGATGGGAATAATTGGAATGCTCGTTACATTCCAGCCATTCAGGCGAGGGGCCCTTTTTCAATAGGACTGCAGAAATCGGAAGAAGCTGGTGAAGAGCAGGTTGAAGCAAAGATCAATATAGACATGGACCATCCGTCAGTGGGCAAGGATGAAGGATATCCTTTGTTTTTACCTGAAGGCGGCAATGCGCCGTATCTGGAGCATGTGAGTGCTATTTTGCGCTTGTTGCACGATGGCGTAAATCTCCAGAATGATTTCTACAATACGCTTGAAGAAATGGGTTTGATTGAAGAAATCGTGATGAAAGTCGATGTTAATCCGACCGTAAGTTATGACATGCCCGGTTTTTTGACTGTTGGGTTGGATAAATTGCGCAATTTGGATGGTGCGAATTTGGAGAAGCTGAGCAAGTCTGGGTATTTGCACCTAACCTATTTGTTGGCCTCTTCTACTAGTAATATCAATCGCTTAATCGAGATGAAGAACAGAAAGATCCAAGCGGCTGAGCTAAATACAGCAACATCGTAA
- a CDS encoding TonB-dependent receptor — translation MSSNKVLHNFGFGLGLLSGVSALTIMATMPAAAQEAAQEAAEEESRTLDTIVVTGIRASMQNAMDMKREASGVLDAISAEDIGKFPDTNLAESLQRITGVSIDRQNGEGSSVTVRGFGPGFNLVTFNGRTLPTADIEAVGSRGNYGIGGGRNFDFSNLASEGVSALEVYKTGQAILPTGGIGATINIVTRKPLDTDGFDATVQAKLVNDTSVEAGDSVTPELSGLMNWSNDAGTFGVGLFGSYSKRDSGAPTMQINDWITREAGVDGSIDSSYLRGDGSTVITNGPEAGQLYAIPQDSRYDFSDIERERINGQLVLQYRPMDALTLTADYTVVANESSELRYEQTNWFATPMDQITFAHDGPVATAIFMQENNNGSKDIGFEQTDRATKDQLQSLGFGAEWELNDSMSVIFDGHTSKGKSAGNNPLGHIATFVTFGAPVIQQHSVDYSSGYPVQSYTTNDSVRGNGNGVLDVGDLGTQVQRSNTGQMTHDVDEFDLRFVWENDNSSLTVGANRRNTEMNRIQLTTQQDLGSWGIGNPGDVEQFAPGLVEQFCISCTYDDLSVGQGDIAFKSSPTQLYPLFQQAYAGNAVTTGSNDNTVSEDITALFAQFGMESEFMTKPVRLNAGFRYEETDVQADTVQTIPTGIIWGSDNDFLVTNNGGTENFSEEASYDHLLPNFDFSIDLSDNLVARASYSKTIARVGYSQLFASTAANAPARPTALGGTLSGTSQNPGLLPLESENYDVSLEWYYGDASYVSVGYFNKDVKNFTGQGVVERNLFGLRDPASGAAGSVSGQALDLINGIAGVDQSEANLFTMSALIIKNGGDQAAASAEFQAALGTDGALATALPQSYVDQIATDYDITSSAADPLANFAVQQPTQDNDGNLHGYEFAVQHFFGDTGFGVSANYTIVDGDVVLDPGAPIDENQFALIGLSDSANFAAIYEKYGLSARLTYNWRDTYLTQINQGDDRSGIYAEDYGQFDLNVSYEVNDHLGLSFEAINLTGEDQRQYHRVSNQVYYAYELSPRFVAGVRYKF, via the coding sequence ATGAGTAGTAATAAAGTTCTACATAATTTCGGATTTGGTTTGGGCTTGTTGAGTGGTGTTTCCGCTCTGACAATAATGGCTACGATGCCTGCTGCTGCTCAAGAAGCAGCACAAGAGGCGGCTGAGGAAGAAAGCCGCACATTGGATACCATCGTTGTGACAGGTATTCGTGCATCTATGCAAAACGCGATGGACATGAAGCGTGAAGCAAGTGGTGTTCTTGATGCGATTTCTGCTGAGGACATTGGTAAATTTCCAGACACCAACCTAGCTGAATCATTGCAACGTATCACAGGTGTTTCTATTGACCGTCAGAACGGTGAGGGTTCTTCAGTAACGGTTCGTGGTTTTGGTCCAGGTTTTAACCTTGTTACATTTAACGGACGTACATTGCCAACAGCAGATATCGAAGCGGTTGGTTCACGCGGTAACTACGGTATTGGTGGGGGTCGTAACTTTGACTTCTCAAACCTCGCGTCAGAAGGTGTTAGTGCACTAGAAGTTTACAAAACAGGTCAAGCTATTTTGCCGACTGGTGGTATTGGTGCAACGATAAACATCGTGACACGTAAGCCGCTAGACACAGATGGTTTTGATGCAACTGTTCAAGCTAAATTGGTCAATGACACAAGTGTTGAAGCCGGTGATTCAGTCACACCTGAGCTTTCAGGTCTTATGAATTGGTCGAACGATGCTGGTACATTCGGTGTAGGCTTGTTTGGTTCATACTCGAAGCGTGACTCTGGCGCGCCGACAATGCAGATCAACGACTGGATCACACGTGAAGCTGGTGTTGATGGAAGCATTGATAGCTCTTACTTGCGTGGTGATGGATCAACAGTTATTACGAATGGGCCGGAAGCTGGCCAGCTTTATGCCATCCCTCAAGATAGTCGTTATGACTTCTCTGACATTGAGCGTGAACGTATAAATGGTCAATTGGTTCTACAATACCGTCCTATGGATGCTTTGACGCTGACTGCGGACTATACTGTTGTTGCAAACGAGTCTTCTGAACTTCGCTATGAGCAAACAAACTGGTTTGCTACTCCGATGGATCAAATCACATTTGCGCATGACGGACCTGTTGCGACTGCGATTTTCATGCAGGAAAACAACAACGGTTCAAAAGATATTGGTTTTGAGCAAACAGACCGTGCAACAAAAGACCAACTACAATCTCTTGGCTTTGGTGCTGAGTGGGAATTAAACGATTCAATGAGCGTTATCTTTGATGGTCACACATCTAAAGGTAAATCAGCTGGTAATAACCCATTGGGTCACATTGCTACATTTGTGACTTTTGGCGCGCCTGTAATTCAACAACATTCTGTTGATTATAGTTCAGGCTACCCTGTGCAATCATACACAACCAACGATTCTGTTCGCGGAAACGGGAATGGGGTTTTGGATGTGGGTGACTTAGGTACACAGGTTCAGCGTTCTAACACTGGACAAATGACGCACGATGTTGATGAGTTTGATCTGCGTTTTGTCTGGGAAAACGACAACTCCAGCCTAACAGTTGGTGCAAACCGTCGTAACACAGAAATGAATCGTATACAGCTTACAACTCAGCAGGACCTTGGTTCTTGGGGTATCGGTAACCCTGGTGATGTTGAGCAATTTGCTCCTGGCCTCGTAGAGCAATTCTGTATCTCATGTACTTATGACGACTTGTCTGTCGGACAAGGTGATATCGCTTTTAAATCATCACCTACTCAGTTATATCCGCTATTTCAGCAAGCATATGCGGGAAATGCAGTTACAACAGGATCTAACGACAATACTGTAAGTGAAGATATTACTGCTTTGTTTGCTCAGTTTGGCATGGAATCTGAATTCATGACGAAGCCGGTTCGCTTGAATGCAGGTTTCCGTTACGAAGAAACAGATGTACAAGCGGACACTGTTCAAACAATACCGACAGGTATTATTTGGGGGTCTGACAACGACTTCCTTGTTACTAATAATGGCGGTACAGAGAATTTTTCTGAAGAAGCTAGTTATGATCACTTGTTGCCAAACTTTGATTTCTCAATTGATCTATCGGATAATCTGGTTGCGCGTGCGTCTTACTCTAAGACAATTGCACGTGTGGGATATTCTCAGCTCTTTGCTTCGACAGCTGCTAATGCACCTGCTCGTCCAACGGCTCTTGGTGGTACTTTGTCAGGTACGTCACAAAACCCAGGTCTATTACCTCTAGAATCAGAGAACTATGATGTTTCTCTTGAATGGTATTACGGTGATGCAAGTTATGTATCTGTTGGTTACTTCAACAAAGATGTGAAGAATTTCACTGGTCAAGGTGTTGTCGAGCGTAACTTGTTTGGTTTGCGTGACCCAGCATCTGGAGCAGCCGGTTCAGTTTCTGGTCAAGCGCTAGACCTTATCAATGGTATTGCAGGTGTCGACCAATCTGAAGCCAACCTCTTCACAATGTCAGCTCTGATTATCAAAAACGGTGGTGATCAAGCAGCAGCTTCTGCTGAATTTCAGGCCGCTCTTGGAACAGATGGTGCGCTAGCAACTGCTCTTCCTCAGAGTTATGTTGACCAGATAGCCACTGACTATGACATCACGAGTTCTGCAGCTGATCCTTTGGCGAACTTCGCTGTACAACAACCAACTCAAGACAATGATGGTAACCTTCACGGTTATGAGTTTGCTGTGCAACACTTCTTTGGTGACACTGGATTTGGTGTTTCAGCCAACTACACTATCGTAGATGGTGATGTTGTTCTTGATCCTGGTGCACCGATTGACGAGAACCAATTTGCTCTTATCGGTCTATCGGACAGTGCAAACTTTGCGGCTATCTATGAGAAATATGGTTTGTCAGCACGTCTTACATATAACTGGCGTGATACATACCTGACACAAATCAACCAAGGTGATGACCGTTCAGGTATCTATGCTGAAGATTATGGTCAGTTCGACTTGAACGTTAGCTATGAAGTGAATGACCACCTTGGTCTATCATTTGAAGCTATCAACCTAACTGGTGAAGACCAACGTCAATATCACCGTGTTTCAAACCAAGTTTACTATGCATACGAATTATCACCACGCTTCGTGGCTGGTGTTCGTTACAAATTCTAA
- a CDS encoding glycoside hydrolase family 43 protein gives MRHLVRHLYTADPSAHVFDGRIYIYPSRDVEGGIPFNDNGDHFDMKDYHVFSMDSVDGEVIDHGVALHVDDVPWAKRQMWAPDAARKDGKYYFYFPAKDHDDVFRIGVAVGERPEGPFIAQAEAIQGSTSIDPAVFEDDDGSHYMYYGGIWGGQLQRWKTGEYTEDDSEPADDAPALCPKMARMREDMLEFDEAPKDVVILDKKGEPLKAGDHNRRFFEAAWVHKFNGKYYFSYSTGNTHLLCYAVGDSPYGPFTYGGVIMTPVVGWTTHHSICEVEEKWYLFHHDSKLSGGVTHLRSIKIAELKHRPDGTIETLDGMAE, from the coding sequence ATGAGACACTTAGTACGCCATCTATATACTGCAGATCCATCGGCACATGTTTTTGATGGCCGCATCTATATTTATCCATCGCGAGATGTTGAAGGGGGAATTCCTTTCAACGACAACGGTGATCATTTTGATATGAAAGACTACCATGTTTTTTCTATGGATAGTGTCGATGGAGAGGTGATTGATCATGGTGTAGCACTTCACGTGGATGATGTTCCATGGGCTAAGCGCCAAATGTGGGCTCCTGATGCTGCGCGCAAAGACGGTAAGTATTATTTCTATTTTCCTGCCAAAGACCATGATGATGTATTTCGTATTGGCGTTGCAGTGGGAGAGCGTCCAGAGGGACCATTTATTGCGCAAGCTGAAGCGATTCAGGGGAGTACAAGTATAGATCCCGCTGTTTTCGAAGATGATGATGGCAGCCATTACATGTATTATGGTGGTATTTGGGGAGGGCAACTTCAGCGTTGGAAAACCGGTGAATATACGGAAGACGACTCTGAGCCAGCCGATGATGCGCCAGCACTTTGTCCTAAAATGGCCCGCATGCGTGAAGACATGTTGGAGTTTGATGAAGCTCCCAAAGATGTTGTCATCTTAGATAAGAAAGGTGAGCCTTTAAAAGCGGGTGATCACAATCGTCGCTTCTTTGAAGCGGCTTGGGTGCATAAATTTAATGGTAAATATTATTTCTCTTATTCAACTGGGAATACGCATCTTCTTTGCTATGCGGTTGGTGATTCTCCGTATGGACCATTCACATATGGCGGCGTGATTATGACGCCTGTGGTTGGGTGGACGACGCATCACAGTATTTGTGAAGTCGAAGAGAAATGGTATCTCTTTCACCATGATAGCAAATTATCCGGCGGCGTTACGCATTTAAGAAGTATAAAAATTGCAGAGCTTAAGCATCGTCCGGATGGTACAATAGAAACACTGGACGGGATGGCAGAGTAG
- a CDS encoding endo-1,4-beta-xylanase: protein MKFHLVTASILSLFLVACSEKSPSVTTDARPLEQAQTSLKDAYIDAFLIGAALNEDQIYERDSEVDDIITSQFNSIVAENCMKAENIHPEEDDFFWEEADAFIAFGLKNEMSIIGHTLAWHSQTPDWLFVDENGEDVSRDVLLERMQNHITTIMQRYKGKVKGWDVVNEAILDDGSMRESKFYEIIGPDWVEKMFIFANQADPDAELYYNDYSMAIPEKREGAYALVKGMQDKGIRVDGIGMQGHINLDGPTLEAFEESLLRFAELGQVMITELDVTVLPWPGTEVGAEVSMSVEFQDEFNPYRNGLTPAVEAHLHKRYVEMFSLFHKHADKIDRVTLWGVTDANSWRNDWPMDGRTDYPLLFDRANKPKPFVQEIITITN, encoded by the coding sequence ATGAAATTTCATCTCGTCACAGCGTCTATTCTTTCGCTCTTCTTGGTTGCGTGTTCTGAAAAATCACCTTCTGTCACAACAGATGCGAGACCTTTAGAGCAGGCACAAACATCGTTGAAAGATGCTTATATTGATGCGTTTCTGATTGGAGCTGCATTAAATGAAGATCAAATCTATGAGCGTGATTCTGAGGTTGATGATATAATTACATCGCAGTTTAATTCCATTGTTGCTGAAAACTGCATGAAAGCAGAAAATATTCATCCTGAAGAGGACGATTTCTTCTGGGAAGAAGCTGACGCTTTTATTGCTTTTGGCTTGAAAAATGAGATGAGCATTATTGGTCATACATTGGCTTGGCATTCCCAAACACCAGACTGGTTATTCGTTGATGAAAATGGTGAAGACGTCAGTCGTGACGTTTTGCTTGAGCGTATGCAAAACCACATCACTACGATTATGCAGCGCTATAAAGGTAAGGTTAAAGGGTGGGATGTTGTCAATGAAGCTATTCTTGATGACGGCTCCATGCGGGAAAGCAAATTCTATGAAATCATAGGGCCGGATTGGGTGGAGAAAATGTTCATTTTTGCCAATCAGGCAGATCCAGATGCTGAGCTGTATTACAATGATTATTCTATGGCCATTCCAGAAAAGCGTGAAGGAGCATATGCCCTTGTGAAGGGGATGCAGGACAAAGGCATTCGTGTCGACGGCATTGGTATGCAAGGGCATATCAATTTGGATGGACCGACGTTGGAAGCCTTTGAAGAAAGTCTGTTGCGATTTGCAGAACTTGGTCAGGTTATGATCACTGAATTGGACGTTACTGTTTTACCTTGGCCGGGGACTGAGGTGGGAGCTGAAGTTTCAATGTCTGTTGAGTTTCAGGATGAATTTAATCCGTATCGCAACGGGTTAACACCGGCAGTTGAGGCGCATTTACACAAGCGTTATGTAGAAATGTTCTCTTTATTTCATAAGCACGCCGACAAAATTGACAGGGTCACTTTGTGGGGAGTTACAGACGCTAATTCATGGCGGAATGACTGGCCTATGGATGGACGGACGGATTACCCTTTGTTGTTTGATCGTGCCAACAAACCCAAACCGTTTGTTCAAGAAATCATCACTATTACAAATTGA
- a CDS encoding MFS transporter: MSVVSEQKLSVTEKVGYATGDLAANLVFQTLMTFLAFFYTDIYKLPTATATMLISTVGIGAALIINPVMGFIADRTNTKWGKFRPWILWTAIPFGVIAILTFSTPDFGPQGKVIYAFATYTLLLVVYAANNLPYSALSGVLTGSMSERNSLSSYRFVAVMLAQFIVQVFMYPIVEIVGGGDQAAGFGKVMTSLAILGSCLLLVTFFTTKERIVPKADQVSSVFQDVEDMASNRPWVIILALTTMIFLGLALKGGMYIYFFENYMNEKSMGDFFQGLGFSNIENPSAYAFGIFNGGGIIMMIVGILFSKNLADRFGKKATFGGALFVATLFVMAIYLVPSEAVLMVFIVQILHGFFYGITVPILWAMVADVADFSEWRTGRRATAIVFSAMMIGLKLGLTFGQTVLTATLGLYGYDATLAVQSPETIQGIRFGVSVLASVPFLLGCGLLLIYEIDKNMEKTIERELAERRQA, translated from the coding sequence ATGAGTGTAGTTAGCGAACAAAAGTTGAGCGTTACTGAAAAAGTGGGTTATGCGACGGGAGACCTTGCCGCGAATCTTGTTTTTCAAACTTTGATGACATTTTTAGCTTTTTTTTATACCGATATTTATAAATTACCGACAGCAACTGCAACCATGCTCATATCGACAGTGGGAATTGGTGCTGCTTTGATTATTAATCCGGTTATGGGGTTTATTGCTGATCGGACCAATACAAAATGGGGGAAGTTTCGTCCTTGGATTTTGTGGACAGCCATTCCGTTCGGTGTGATTGCCATTTTGACATTCTCAACTCCTGATTTCGGGCCGCAGGGGAAGGTTATATACGCTTTTGCGACCTATACTCTTTTGTTGGTCGTCTACGCTGCGAATAATCTTCCTTATTCAGCGCTGAGCGGTGTCCTCACGGGCAGCATGTCTGAACGCAATAGTTTGTCATCTTACAGATTTGTGGCTGTGATGCTGGCGCAATTTATTGTTCAGGTCTTCATGTATCCAATTGTTGAAATCGTCGGTGGTGGGGATCAGGCAGCAGGCTTTGGAAAGGTTATGACCTCCCTTGCAATATTGGGGTCTTGTTTGTTGCTCGTGACTTTCTTCACCACTAAGGAAAGAATTGTTCCTAAAGCTGATCAGGTTTCCAGCGTCTTTCAAGATGTTGAAGACATGGCATCCAATCGGCCTTGGGTCATCATTCTTGCTCTTACTACGATGATTTTTCTCGGGCTTGCCCTCAAAGGTGGGATGTATATCTACTTTTTTGAAAATTATATGAATGAAAAATCTATGGGGGATTTCTTCCAAGGTTTGGGGTTCTCTAATATTGAAAATCCAAGTGCATATGCTTTTGGTATTTTTAATGGCGGCGGCATCATCATGATGATTGTCGGAATATTATTCTCAAAAAATTTGGCTGATCGGTTTGGTAAAAAAGCGACTTTTGGCGGGGCTTTGTTTGTTGCAACTTTGTTTGTGATGGCAATTTATCTTGTACCTTCAGAAGCTGTTCTAATGGTTTTCATCGTTCAGATATTACACGGTTTCTTCTATGGGATCACGGTGCCAATCTTGTGGGCGATGGTGGCAGATGTGGCAGATTTCTCTGAGTGGAGAACAGGCCGACGTGCAACTGCGATTGTGTTTTCTGCAATGATGATCGGATTGAAGCTTGGTTTGACTTTTGGGCAGACGGTGCTGACAGCGACGTTAGGCTTGTATGGCTATGATGCGACGCTAGCGGTTCAAAGTCCCGAAACAATTCAAGGAATTAGGTTTGGAGTCAGTGTGTTAGCTTCAGTTCCTTTCCTCCTAGGGTGCGGTTTGTTGCTGATATACGAGATAGATAAAAATATGGAAAAGACAATTGAGCGTGAGTTGGCAGAACGGCGCCAAGCTTAA
- a CDS encoding LacI family DNA-binding transcriptional regulator, whose product MTEAQNSVSRRLTIVDVAREANVSVKTVSRVLNDQKGVGETTRQRVRDIMNSMGYQINKAARDLRLNRPTLVALVLDNPTTHMSAYNADLQIGAMRACNKMGYYLIVDDFGSQECIFEEILENPDLAGMIIAPSLADNFNMLNTLDKRGIPYVRIAPQSEIDRSCSVLIDDKSAAYELGEHLLELGHTRIGIIKGHPQHRVSEIRYQGVVEAFSSVGISIDPKLVLQSFFDFKSGMEAAAKLLCLPDRPTAIVAANDDVAAAVVAVAAKKGIKVPEQLSVVGFDNSPISQSIYPSLTTVNQPVIDMSRIAAELLITGALSGEEQTRRVELDYEVVFRDSTSQLRN is encoded by the coding sequence ATGACTGAGGCGCAAAACAGTGTTAGTCGTCGTTTGACTATTGTTGATGTGGCGAGAGAAGCAAATGTCTCGGTGAAGACAGTTTCCAGAGTCCTCAATGATCAAAAAGGTGTTGGCGAGACAACGCGTCAGCGGGTTCGTGATATCATGAATTCGATGGGATATCAGATCAACAAGGCGGCTAGGGATCTGAGATTGAATCGGCCCACACTCGTAGCCTTGGTCTTGGACAATCCTACCACCCACATGAGTGCGTATAATGCTGATTTGCAGATCGGCGCGATGCGGGCTTGTAATAAAATGGGATATTATCTCATCGTGGATGACTTTGGTTCGCAAGAATGTATTTTTGAAGAAATACTTGAAAACCCTGATCTTGCTGGAATGATTATCGCACCAAGTCTGGCTGATAATTTCAATATGTTGAATACTCTGGATAAGAGGGGGATTCCATATGTCCGTATTGCACCTCAAAGTGAAATTGATAGGTCGTGCTCCGTATTGATAGATGATAAATCAGCTGCTTATGAGCTTGGTGAGCATCTATTGGAGTTAGGGCATACAAGAATAGGGATTATCAAGGGGCACCCTCAACATCGTGTCAGTGAAATTCGATATCAGGGTGTTGTGGAGGCCTTCTCTTCAGTTGGGATATCTATAGACCCTAAACTTGTTTTGCAGAGTTTCTTTGATTTTAAATCAGGTATGGAAGCCGCAGCTAAATTATTGTGCCTGCCTGATAGGCCTACGGCTATTGTCGCAGCAAATGATGATGTTGCAGCCGCCGTTGTGGCTGTCGCGGCAAAAAAAGGCATCAAAGTTCCAGAACAGTTATCTGTCGTTGGATTTGATAATTCTCCTATATCTCAATCTATTTATCCCTCTCTAACAACCGTCAATCAGCCGGTTATTGATATGTCCAGAATAGCAGCCGAGTTGCTCATTACGGGTGCATTATCAGGAGAAGAACAGACGCGACGCGTTGAATTGGATTATGAGGTTGTATTCAGAGATTCGACATCTCAACTGCGTAATTGA